A genomic region of Glycine max cultivar Williams 82 chromosome 15, Glycine_max_v4.0, whole genome shotgun sequence contains the following coding sequences:
- the LOC100811532 gene encoding transcription factor MYB86 codes for MGHRCCSKQKIKRGLWSPEEDEKLLRYINTHGQKSWSSVPKFAGLQRCGKSCRLRWINYLRPDLKRGSFTAEEEQIIIDIHRILGNRWAQIAKHLPGRTDNEVKNFWNSCIKKKLISQGLDPQTHTLLSSHRRSSVCTISNIHQNSNSIFIMSSHIPNAPLENTSKTFSTLPKPPANIVQIPSVDVSSEFQTTTSNNGEPRQHLTYELLMENAITNICSPTYMNPSAVELFNNDNNVNWVSTVNVEDFSAQTLEEGTQVQVQVQHEKDKTCEDMGIDVREANNGNIETSASFESSNFDFGLLESVLTSEFISYDFNCMDELAWNF; via the exons ATGGGACACCGTTGCTGCAGCAAACAGAAGATCAAAAGAGGGTTATGGTCTCCTGAAGAAGATGAGAAACTTCTCAGATATATCAACACACATGGGCAGAAAAGTTGGAGTTCTGTGCCAAAATTTGCAG GCTTGCAAAGATGTGGGAAGAGTTGCAGGTTGAGATGGATTAATTATCTGAGGCCAGATCTGAAGAGGGGTTCCTTCACTGCTGAAGAAGAGCAGATCATTATTGACATTCATAGAATTCTTGGAAACAG ATGGGCACAAATAGCCAAGCACCTACCAGGAAGAACAGACAATGAGGTCAAGAATTTCTGGAACTCCTGCATAAAAAAGAAGCTCATTTCACAAGGGTTAGATCCACAAACCCACACTCTCCTTTCTTCTCATAGGAGAAGCTCAGTATGTACCATCTCCAACATCCATCAAAATTCCAATTCCATTTTCATTATGAGTTCGCACATACCAAATGCACCCTTGGAAAATACTAGTAAAACCTTTTCTACTTTACCTAAACCTCCAGCAAACATTGTTCAAATCCCCTCTGTCGATGTTTCCTcagaatttcaaacaacaaCTTCAAATAATGGAGAACCCCGCCAACATTTGACTTATGAACTATTAATGGAGAACGCCATCACCAACATTTGTTCACCTACATACATGAACCCCTCGGCAGTTGAATTGTTTAACAATGACAACAATGTGAATTGGGTTTCTACAGTTAATGTTGAAGACTTCAGTGCTCAAACATTGGAAGAGGGAACGCAAGTGCAAGTGCAGGTGCAGCATGAGAAGGACAAGACTTGTGAGGATATGGGAATTGATGTGAGAGAAGCTAACAATGGCAATATTGAAACTAGTGCTTCTTTTGAGAGTTCTAACTTTGATTTTGGGTTGTTGGAGAGTGTACTTACCTCTGAATTCATCTCTTATGATTTCAATTGTATGGATGAACTTGCATGGAACTTTTAG
- the LOC100808852 gene encoding GDSL esterase/lipase 5 isoform X1 — translation MAGSISLLEFSLVIFIQIMTHCHSSITTCLPEKHAALFILGDSLFDNGNNNYINTTTSYQANYPPYGETFFKYPSGRFSDGRMIPDAVAELAKLPILPPYLHPGHVEYVYGVNFASGGAGALRETSQGMVIDLKTQVSYLKNVKNLFSQRFGHAIAEEILSKSVYLFNIGANDYGSLLDPNSTSVLLPVDHQGFVDIVIGNLTDAIKEIYNIGGKKFGFLNVPPIGCSPAIRILVNNGSTCFEEFSAIARLHNNALSKRLHELEKQLKGFKYSVMDFYSAFSQVFNNPTKYGFKVASVGCCGSGPYRGVDSCGGNKGIKEYELCDNVNEHLFFDSHHLTDRASEYFAELIWNANRTVTSPYNLKQLFEL, via the exons ATGGCAGGTTCAATTTCTTTGTTGGAGTTCTCTTTGGtcatttttatccaaatcatgACACACTGCCATAGCAGCATCACCACATGCTTGCCTGAGAAACATGCTGCACTATTCATATTAGGAGATTCGCTATTTGATAACGGAAACAACAATTACATCAACACCACCACCTCTTACCAGGCAAACTATCCTCCCTATGGAGAAACTTTCTTCAAATACCCTTCTGGCAGGTTTTCTGATGGACGCATGATACCAGATGCCGTTG ctgAGCTTGCTAAGTTGCCTATACTTCCACCGTATCTGCATCCGGGTCACGTTGAATATGTCTATGGTGTCAATTTTGCTTCAGGAGGGGCCGGTGCTCTGCGCGAAACATCCCAGGGAATG GTGATAGACCTCAAAACTCAGGTAAGTtacttaaaaaatgtaaagaattTATTTAGTCAAAGATTCGGGCATGCAATAGCCGAGGAAATACTGTCCAAATCTGTCTACTTGTTTAACATTGGAGCCAATGACTATGGTTCTCTACTGGATCCAAACTCAACCAGTGTACTTCTTCCGGTTGATCATCAAGGATTTGTAGACATTGTAATTGGAAACCTCACAGACGCGATCAAA GAAATTTATAATATTGGTGGAAAGAAATTTGGATTTCTTAATGTGCCTCCGATAGGTTGTTCCCCTGCCATAAGAATTTTGGTCAATAATGGAAGCACATGCTTTGAAGAATTTTCAGCCATAGCAAGATTACACAACAATGCACTCTCAAAAAGGCTTCACGAGCTAGAGAAACAGCTCAAGGGATTCAAATATTCAGTCATGGATTTTTATAGTGCATTTTCTCAAGTGTTCAACAATCCTACAAAATATG GCTTCAAAGTAGCGAgcgttggatgttgtggaagtgGACCATATAGAGGAGTGGATAGTTGTGGAGGGAACAAAGGGATAAAAGAATATGAATTATGTGACAATGTCAATGAACATTTGTTCTTCGACTCTCATCATCTTACTGATAGAGCTAGTGAATATTTCGCCGAGTTGATATGGAATGCAAATCGCACTGTCACAAGTCCTTACAATCTGAAGCAACTATTTGAACTTTGA
- the LOC100808852 gene encoding GDSL esterase/lipase 1 isoform X2, with protein sequence MAGSISLLEFSLVIFIQIMTHCHSSITTCLPEKHAALFILGDSLFDNGNNNYINTTTSYQANYPPYGETFFKYPSGRFSDGRMIPDAVGGAGALRETSQGMVIDLKTQVSYLKNVKNLFSQRFGHAIAEEILSKSVYLFNIGANDYGSLLDPNSTSVLLPVDHQGFVDIVIGNLTDAIKEIYNIGGKKFGFLNVPPIGCSPAIRILVNNGSTCFEEFSAIARLHNNALSKRLHELEKQLKGFKYSVMDFYSAFSQVFNNPTKYGFKVASVGCCGSGPYRGVDSCGGNKGIKEYELCDNVNEHLFFDSHHLTDRASEYFAELIWNANRTVTSPYNLKQLFEL encoded by the exons ATGGCAGGTTCAATTTCTTTGTTGGAGTTCTCTTTGGtcatttttatccaaatcatgACACACTGCCATAGCAGCATCACCACATGCTTGCCTGAGAAACATGCTGCACTATTCATATTAGGAGATTCGCTATTTGATAACGGAAACAACAATTACATCAACACCACCACCTCTTACCAGGCAAACTATCCTCCCTATGGAGAAACTTTCTTCAAATACCCTTCTGGCAGGTTTTCTGATGGACGCATGATACCAGATGCCGTTG GAGGGGCCGGTGCTCTGCGCGAAACATCCCAGGGAATG GTGATAGACCTCAAAACTCAGGTAAGTtacttaaaaaatgtaaagaattTATTTAGTCAAAGATTCGGGCATGCAATAGCCGAGGAAATACTGTCCAAATCTGTCTACTTGTTTAACATTGGAGCCAATGACTATGGTTCTCTACTGGATCCAAACTCAACCAGTGTACTTCTTCCGGTTGATCATCAAGGATTTGTAGACATTGTAATTGGAAACCTCACAGACGCGATCAAA GAAATTTATAATATTGGTGGAAAGAAATTTGGATTTCTTAATGTGCCTCCGATAGGTTGTTCCCCTGCCATAAGAATTTTGGTCAATAATGGAAGCACATGCTTTGAAGAATTTTCAGCCATAGCAAGATTACACAACAATGCACTCTCAAAAAGGCTTCACGAGCTAGAGAAACAGCTCAAGGGATTCAAATATTCAGTCATGGATTTTTATAGTGCATTTTCTCAAGTGTTCAACAATCCTACAAAATATG GCTTCAAAGTAGCGAgcgttggatgttgtggaagtgGACCATATAGAGGAGTGGATAGTTGTGGAGGGAACAAAGGGATAAAAGAATATGAATTATGTGACAATGTCAATGAACATTTGTTCTTCGACTCTCATCATCTTACTGATAGAGCTAGTGAATATTTCGCCGAGTTGATATGGAATGCAAATCGCACTGTCACAAGTCCTTACAATCTGAAGCAACTATTTGAACTTTGA
- the LOC100808325 gene encoding NAC domain-containing protein 86 yields MAPMSLPPGFRFHPTDEELVAYYLERKITGRSIELDIIAEVDLYKCEPWDLPDKSFLPSKDMEWYFYSPRDRKYPNGSRTNRATQAGYWKATGKDRPVHSQKKQVGMKKTLVYYRGRAPHGIRTNWVMHEYRLIESVPGATLSSLKDSYSLCRIFKKTIQIPAKTNNKEEEQVENAKKESMWISEEQMLGEDSSGTEISREMEAVDEKILNHEHPKFPCDASSSDLTQGTCTPTDTGIAEDFQPQFACDEANSAANSYTMGIGYPTNLFQDVQIPSYAGMHYQLPYTPLVMEDFPQINLPETKITKPEVTDDCMLYDRYRDCMNGTLEEIISLCCTQDNSVPFPMLE; encoded by the exons ATGGCACCAATGAGTCTCCCACCTGGGTTTAGGTTTCACCCCACTGATGAAGAGCTTGTTGCTTACTACCTGGAGAGGAAAATAACAGGTCGCTCAATAGAGCTAGACATCATCGCTGAAGTTGATTTATACAAGTGTGAACCATGGGATTTGCCAG ataaatcattCCTCCCAAGCAAGGACATGGAGTGGTACTTTTACAGTCCTAGGGACAGGAAGTACCCAAATGGGTCAAGAACTAACCGTGCAACACAAGCTGGATACTGGAAAGCTACAGGGAAAGATAGGCCAGTGCACTCTCAAAAGAAACAAGTTGGCATGAAGAAGACATTGGTGTACTACAGAGGTAGAGCACCACATGGGATTAGAACCAACTGGGTTATGCATGAATACCGTTTAATTGAATCAGTTCCTGGTGCTACTCTCTCATCTTtgaag GATTCCTATTCGTTGTGTCGCATTTTCAAGAAGACGATTCAAATTCCAgccaaaactaataataaagagGAAGAACAAGTTGAGAATGCAAAGAAGGAATCGATGTGGATCTCAGAAGAACAAATGCTAGGGGAAGACTCAAGTGGCACTGAGATTTCTAGAGAAATGGAAGCTGTGGATGAAAAAATTCTCAATCATGAACACCCTAAATTTCCTTGTGACGCTTCTTCCTCTGATCTCACTCAAGGAACATGTACACCAACAGATACCGGTATAGCAGAAGATTTTCAACCACAATTTGCATGTGATGAAGCAAACAGTGCAGCCAATTCATATACAATGGGAATAGGATACCCCACAAATCTATTTCAG GATGTACAAATACCTAGCTATGCTGGCATGCATTATCAACTCCCGTACACACCTTTGGTGATGGAAGATTTCCCACAAATAAATTTACCGGAGACAAAGATAACGAAGCCAGAAGTCACTGATGACTGCATGTTATATGACAGATACAGGGACTGCATGAATGGAACACTAGAAGAGATCATCTCTTTGTGTTGCACTCAAGATAATTCCGTCCCTTTTCCCATGCTAGAATGA